A stretch of the Streptomyces sp. NBC_01264 genome encodes the following:
- a CDS encoding ABC transporter permease — protein MSSFALAVRDSSTMLRRNLLHARRYPSLTLNLLLTPIMLLLLFVYIFGDVMSAGIGGGGRSDYIAYLVPGLLLMTIGSTTIGTAVSVSNDMTEGIIARFRTMAIHRGAVLIGHVVGSVLQSIASVVLVGAVAVAIGFRSTDATVLEWCAAFGLLVLFALALTWIAVGMGLISPNAEAASNNALPMILLPLLSSAFVPVEGMPGWFQPIAEYQPFTPAIETLRGLLLGSEIGNNGWIAVAWCLGLAVLGYFWSASKFNSDPK, from the coding sequence ATGAGTTCCTTCGCCCTCGCCGTCCGCGACTCGTCCACGATGCTGCGCCGCAACCTCCTGCACGCGCGCCGCTATCCGTCCCTGACGCTGAACTTGCTGCTCACGCCGATCATGCTCCTGCTGCTCTTCGTCTACATCTTCGGTGATGTGATGAGCGCGGGCATCGGTGGCGGTGGCCGCTCCGATTACATCGCGTACCTGGTGCCGGGCTTGCTGCTGATGACCATCGGCAGCACCACGATCGGCACGGCCGTGTCGGTGTCCAACGATATGACCGAGGGCATCATCGCCCGGTTCCGCACGATGGCGATCCACCGCGGGGCGGTGCTCATCGGGCACGTCGTCGGCAGTGTGCTGCAGTCGATCGCGAGCGTGGTTCTCGTGGGCGCCGTCGCCGTGGCCATCGGCTTCCGGTCCACGGACGCGACGGTTCTGGAGTGGTGCGCGGCGTTCGGGCTGCTCGTGCTGTTCGCTCTGGCGCTGACCTGGATCGCCGTCGGCATGGGGCTGATCAGCCCGAACGCCGAGGCCGCGAGCAACAATGCGCTGCCCATGATCCTGCTGCCGCTGCTGTCCAGTGCTTTCGTGCCGGTCGAGGGGATGCCGGGCTGGTTCCAGCCGATCGCCGAATACCAGCCCTTCACCCCGGCCATCGAGACCCTGCGCGGCCTGCTCCTCGGCAGCGAGATCGGCAACAACGGGTGGATCGCGGTCGCCTGGTGCCTGGGCCTCGCGGTACTCGGCTACTTCTGGTCGGCCTCGAAGTTCAACAGTGACCCGAAGTAG
- a CDS encoding ATP-binding cassette domain-containing protein — translation MTSWAITANGLRKSYGDKTVLDGIDLAVPEGTVFSLLGPNGAGKTTVVKILSTLITADGGQARVGGHDIAADPQAVRGAVGVTGQFSAVDGLITGEENMLLMADLHHLSKREGRRVAAELLERFDLVEAAKKPASTYSGGMKRRLDIAMTLVGDPRIIFLDEPTTGLDPRSRHNMWQIIRELVTGGVTVFLTTQYLEEADQLADRIAVLNDGRIAAEGTAEELKRLIPGGHVRLRFSGPTVYRRATTVLGEVTRDDEALELRIPSDGSQRALRSLLGLLDSAGIEADELTVHTPDLDDVFFALTGTDPRPGKSALPAQSKENVR, via the coding sequence ATGACCAGCTGGGCCATCACGGCGAACGGGCTGCGCAAGTCCTACGGCGACAAGACCGTCCTCGACGGCATCGACCTCGCCGTCCCGGAGGGAACGGTCTTCTCCCTGCTCGGCCCGAACGGTGCCGGCAAGACCACCGTCGTGAAGATCCTCTCCACGCTCATCACCGCCGACGGCGGACAGGCCCGGGTCGGCGGCCACGACATCGCGGCCGACCCGCAGGCGGTGCGTGGTGCGGTCGGTGTCACGGGGCAGTTCTCGGCCGTTGACGGGCTGATCACCGGTGAGGAGAACATGCTGCTGATGGCGGACCTGCACCACCTGTCCAAGCGGGAGGGGCGGCGGGTGGCCGCCGAACTCCTCGAGCGATTCGACCTGGTGGAGGCCGCGAAGAAGCCGGCCTCGACCTACTCCGGTGGCATGAAGCGTCGCCTCGACATAGCCATGACCCTGGTCGGTGATCCGCGGATCATTTTCCTTGACGAGCCGACGACCGGTCTGGATCCCCGTTCTCGTCACAACATGTGGCAGATCATCCGCGAGCTCGTCACGGGCGGGGTGACTGTCTTCTTGACCACGCAGTACTTGGAGGAGGCCGATCAGCTCGCGGATCGGATCGCGGTGCTGAACGACGGTCGGATCGCGGCCGAGGGGACTGCGGAGGAGTTGAAGCGGCTGATCCCTGGAGGCCATGTACGGCTGCGGTTCTCCGGCCCGACCGTCTACCGGAGGGCGACCACCGTGCTCGGCGAGGTCACCCGGGACGACGAGGCGTTGGAGCTGCGGATCCCCAGTGACGGCAGTCAGCGCGCTCTGCGCTCCCTCCTGGGCCTGCTGGATTCCGCGGGCATCGAGGCGGACGAGCTGACCGTGCACACGCCCGACCTCGATGACGTGTTCTTCGCTCTGACCGGCACCGACCCTCGTCCCGGTAAGTCCGCCCTGCCTGCTCAGTCCAAGGAGAACGTCCGATGA
- a CDS encoding DUF4097 family beta strand repeat-containing protein codes for MQKFATPTPISAVLDIPAGSIRLIAADRTDTAVEVRPADASKNRDVKAAEQTSVEYADGVLRIAVPAKNQLLGASGFIEVTVQLPAGSRVEARAAAAELRGVGRLGDVVFEGAQGSVKLDETASAHLTLAAGDVAVGRLGGPARISTQKGDLRIAEAVRGTVELRTEYGEISIGAAAGVSATIDAGTSLGRIHNALRNADGAAAGLDIHATTAYGDITARSL; via the coding sequence ATGCAGAAGTTCGCCACCCCCACCCCGATCTCCGCCGTTCTGGACATCCCGGCCGGCAGCATCCGCCTCATCGCCGCGGACCGCACGGACACCGCGGTCGAGGTCCGGCCCGCCGACGCTTCGAAGAACCGCGACGTCAAGGCGGCCGAGCAGACCTCGGTCGAGTACGCCGACGGGGTGCTGCGGATCGCGGTCCCGGCGAAGAACCAGCTGCTGGGCGCCTCCGGTTTCATCGAGGTGACCGTCCAGCTGCCCGCCGGCTCCCGCGTCGAGGCGAGGGCGGCCGCCGCCGAACTCCGCGGCGTCGGACGCCTCGGTGACGTCGTCTTCGAAGGCGCCCAGGGCTCGGTCAAGCTCGACGAGACCGCGAGCGCCCACCTGACCCTCGCGGCGGGGGACGTCGCGGTCGGCCGCCTGGGCGGCCCCGCCCGGATCAGCACGCAGAAGGGCGACCTGCGCATCGCCGAGGCCGTGCGCGGCACGGTCGAACTGCGCACCGAGTACGGCGAGATCTCGATCGGCGCCGCCGCCGGGGTCAGCGCCACGATCGACGCCGGCACCTCGCTGGGCCGGATCCACAACGCCCTGCGCAACGCCGACGGCGCCGCCGCCGGCCTCGACATCCACGCGACCACCGCCTACGGCGACATCACCGCCCGCAGCCTCTGA
- a CDS encoding YdeI/OmpD-associated family protein has product MKFQSVVEPPEPMRGLVVPPEVVSALGGGARPPVTITINGHSWQSRVALLRGRHLIGLSHANRQAAEVEIGEEVEVELELDTEPRVVVEPADFAQALDADPVARAAYDHLTYSRKREHVRAIESAKKPETRRGRIEKAIAALRG; this is encoded by the coding sequence TTGAAGTTCCAGTCCGTCGTCGAGCCGCCCGAGCCCATGCGGGGCCTCGTAGTTCCGCCGGAGGTGGTTTCGGCGCTCGGCGGCGGCGCGCGGCCGCCGGTGACGATCACGATCAACGGACACTCCTGGCAGAGCCGGGTCGCCCTCCTGCGAGGCCGCCACCTGATCGGCCTCAGCCATGCCAACCGGCAGGCCGCGGAAGTCGAGATCGGCGAAGAAGTCGAGGTCGAGCTGGAGCTCGACACCGAGCCGCGCGTCGTCGTCGAGCCCGCGGACTTCGCCCAGGCCCTGGACGCCGACCCGGTCGCCCGTGCCGCGTACGACCACCTCACGTACAGCCGCAAGCGCGAGCACGTCCGCGCCATCGAGAGCGCGAAGAAGCCCGAAACGCGCCGGGGGCGCATCGAGAAGGCCATCGCCGCCCTGCGCGGCTGA
- a CDS encoding VOC family protein has product MKAHVSSILLGVRDMDRAKQFYTEGLGWKVQSDFGISVFFESDGASPVGFYSREGLAQQVGTDQEGSGFSGLVLTYVVRSESRVDEIMAEAQKAGATVLKPAGALPWGGYGGTFADPDGYVWSLGYSDQGTDQPYAE; this is encoded by the coding sequence ATGAAGGCGCACGTCAGCTCGATCCTTCTTGGTGTCCGGGACATGGACCGGGCCAAGCAGTTCTACACCGAGGGGCTCGGCTGGAAGGTCCAGAGCGACTTCGGCATCTCGGTGTTCTTCGAGTCGGACGGCGCCTCGCCGGTCGGCTTCTACAGCCGCGAAGGCCTGGCGCAGCAGGTGGGCACGGACCAGGAAGGCAGCGGTTTCAGCGGGCTGGTCCTGACGTACGTCGTCCGTAGCGAGTCGCGGGTCGACGAGATCATGGCGGAGGCGCAGAAGGCCGGCGCCACGGTCCTCAAGCCCGCCGGCGCCCTGCCGTGGGGCGGGTACGGCGGCACCTTCGCCGACCCGGACGGCTACGTCTGGAGCCTCGGCTACAGCGACCAGGGCACCGACCAGCCCTACGCGGAGTAG
- a CDS encoding helix-turn-helix transcriptional regulator: MCKPAWRRARVQAQRLEDLARLRRVRDRIDREYAQPLNVEALAHDVNMSAGHLSRQFRAAYGESPYAYLMTRRIERAAALLRRGDLSVTEVCFAVGCASLGTFTTRFTELVGMPPGAFRRQAADAGADPAGGAGATGTAGGVGPVIKVEGMPACVAKQVSRPVRNREATAALQALA; the protein is encoded by the coding sequence ATGTGCAAGCCCGCATGGCGCCGTGCGCGCGTCCAGGCGCAGCGCCTGGAGGATCTCGCGCGGCTGCGCCGCGTCCGGGACCGGATCGACAGGGAGTACGCGCAGCCGCTGAACGTGGAAGCGCTCGCCCACGACGTGAACATGTCCGCCGGACACCTGAGCCGGCAGTTCCGGGCCGCGTACGGGGAGTCGCCGTACGCGTACCTGATGACCCGGCGCATCGAGCGGGCGGCGGCGCTGCTGCGGCGGGGCGACCTCAGCGTCACCGAGGTCTGTTTCGCGGTCGGCTGCGCGTCGCTGGGGACGTTCACCACCCGCTTCACCGAGCTGGTCGGCATGCCCCCGGGGGCCTTCCGGCGCCAGGCGGCGGACGCGGGGGCTGACCCTGCGGGTGGTGCGGGTGCCACGGGTACGGCCGGCGGCGTGGGGCCGGTGATCAAGGTGGAGGGGATGCCGGCGTGCGTGGCGAAGCAGGTCTCCAGACCGGTCAGGAATCGAGAAGCCACGGCCGCCCTCCAGGCCCTAGCGTGA
- a CDS encoding VOC family protein, whose amino-acid sequence MDITIHTTSLPHDDPDASLAFYRDVLGFEVRSDVGQGRMRWITVGPPGQPGTSILLTPPASDPGITEDERRTVTEMMAKGTYGWILLATPDLDATFEKAQAGDTEVVQEPTEQPYGVRDCAFRDPAGNLVRIQELR is encoded by the coding sequence ATGGACATCACCATTCACACGACGTCGCTTCCGCACGACGACCCGGACGCCTCGCTCGCCTTCTACCGCGACGTCCTCGGCTTCGAGGTCCGCAGCGATGTCGGGCAGGGCCGGATGCGCTGGATCACGGTCGGCCCGCCCGGTCAGCCGGGCACGTCGATCCTGCTGACGCCGCCCGCCTCCGATCCCGGCATCACCGAGGACGAGCGCCGCACCGTCACCGAGATGATGGCCAAGGGCACCTACGGCTGGATCCTGCTGGCCACCCCGGACCTCGACGCCACCTTCGAGAAGGCGCAGGCCGGTGACACCGAGGTCGTCCAGGAGCCGACCGAGCAGCCGTACGGCGTCCGCGACTGCGCCTTCCGCGACCCCGCGGGGAACCTGGTCCGCATCCAGGAACTGCGCTGA
- a CDS encoding NAD(P)H-binding protein: MILVTGATGNVGRHVLDLLIEDGHGVRALTRDPLRSVWPAEADVVAGDLSDAVSLEAALSGVDAVFLFAAPGSGPGFVTAAERAGVRKVVLLSSGAVDDDAEVQDGPIAAYHAEVEQALRASGLEWTFLRPDSFAANTLMWAGQTRSGDVVRGAYAGAASAPVHEADIAAVAVAALTGDGHGGRVYELTGPESLTHADQARILGEAIGRPIEYAELPAETVRQAMSAHVPGPVLDGILKVWSEAVGRIAPTTTDIEKVTGRPARSYRTWVLDHAAAF; the protein is encoded by the coding sequence ATGATCCTCGTCACCGGAGCCACCGGGAACGTCGGCCGCCACGTGCTGGACCTGCTGATCGAGGACGGCCACGGCGTCCGGGCGCTGACCCGCGACCCGCTGCGCTCGGTCTGGCCGGCCGAGGCCGACGTCGTCGCCGGCGACCTGTCCGACGCCGTGTCGCTGGAGGCGGCGCTGTCCGGGGTCGACGCGGTGTTCCTGTTCGCGGCGCCGGGCAGCGGGCCGGGCTTCGTCACCGCCGCCGAGCGCGCCGGGGTGCGCAAGGTGGTGCTGCTGTCCTCCGGCGCGGTCGACGACGACGCCGAGGTCCAGGACGGGCCGATCGCCGCCTACCACGCGGAGGTCGAGCAGGCCCTGCGCGCGTCCGGGCTGGAGTGGACCTTCCTGCGCCCGGACTCGTTCGCCGCCAACACCCTGATGTGGGCCGGGCAGACCCGGTCCGGCGACGTGGTGCGCGGCGCCTACGCCGGGGCGGCCTCCGCGCCCGTGCACGAGGCCGACATAGCCGCCGTCGCGGTCGCGGCCCTGACCGGGGACGGGCACGGGGGGCGCGTCTACGAGCTGACCGGGCCCGAGTCGCTGACCCACGCCGACCAGGCCCGGATCCTCGGCGAGGCGATCGGCCGGCCGATCGAGTACGCCGAACTGCCCGCCGAGACCGTGCGCCAGGCGATGAGCGCCCACGTCCCGGGCCCGGTCCTCGACGGGATCCTCAAGGTCTGGTCGGAGGCGGTCGGCCGGATCGCGCCGACCACCACCGACATCGAGAAGGTCACCGGCCGCCCGGCACGCAGCTACCGCACGTGGGTCCTCGACCACGCGGCCGCCTTCTGA
- a CDS encoding dihydrofolate reductase family protein — MRTLISSAFISLDGVVEAPGGEPGYRNSGWTFKHGEFLPEAFEIKGREQKEASAMLLGRTSYEAFSPVWPAMEDFADYKVMPKYVVSTTLAEDALVSDWGDTTILRSLDEVAALKETEGGPIIVHGSATLNRALSDAGLIDRYHLLVFPLLLGAGKRLFSAADKDAQKLRLVEHAAYANGLQLNVFDVVR, encoded by the coding sequence ATGCGCACCCTGATCAGCTCCGCCTTCATCTCCCTGGACGGCGTCGTGGAGGCCCCCGGCGGCGAGCCCGGGTACCGGAACTCCGGCTGGACCTTCAAGCACGGGGAGTTCCTGCCCGAAGCGTTCGAGATCAAGGGCCGGGAGCAGAAGGAGGCCTCCGCGATGCTGCTGGGCCGCACGAGCTACGAGGCCTTCAGCCCGGTGTGGCCCGCCATGGAGGACTTCGCCGACTACAAGGTGATGCCGAAGTACGTCGTCTCCACCACCCTCGCCGAGGACGCCCTGGTGTCGGACTGGGGCGACACCACGATCCTGCGCTCGCTCGACGAGGTCGCCGCGCTGAAGGAGACCGAGGGCGGCCCGATCATCGTGCACGGCAGCGCCACCCTGAACCGGGCGCTCTCCGACGCCGGCCTGATCGACCGTTACCACCTGCTCGTCTTCCCGCTGCTGCTCGGCGCGGGCAAGCGCCTCTTCAGCGCCGCGGACAAGGACGCGCAGAAGCTGAGGCTCGTCGAGCACGCGGCCTACGCCAACGGCCTGCAGCTGAACGTCTTCGACGTAGTCCGCTGA
- the aroA gene encoding 3-phosphoshikimate 1-carboxyvinyltransferase gives MSGATTPVLDARIPGSKSITNRALLLAAAAPGSSRLGAPLVSDDTLAFRAALTDLGTGVRDIGDSGYGYGDGSGYGDGSGEVWEVTGRGAGPAGPGRVWCADAGTAARFLPPFAATGRGEIAFDGSDQLRARPLGPLLEALAGLGARVRGTGLPFTLTARGLAGGRIELDSGLSSQYLSGLLMAAPLMGGPLTVDVPRLVSRPYVDMTLALMRQFGARVEEEGSAITVHPGGYRPTDLDIEPDASTASYFFAAAAVTGRTVRVRALGTGSLQGDTAFVEVLRRAGAEVTTTADWTEVTGTGALRGGFTVDMGDISDTFMTMAAIAPLADAPVTITGIAHARLKESDRIAAVAGNLRVLGIRVEEGPDRITVHPGVPAPATVDCHRDHRIAMSLSVLGLRAAGITLDDPACVAKTFPGFHEELRRLFG, from the coding sequence ATGAGCGGCGCGACGACTCCCGTACTGGACGCCCGGATACCCGGCTCCAAGAGCATCACCAACCGGGCGCTGCTCCTCGCGGCCGCCGCTCCCGGCAGCAGCCGCCTGGGCGCGCCGCTGGTCAGCGACGACACCCTCGCCTTCCGGGCGGCGCTGACGGACCTGGGCACCGGGGTGCGCGACATCGGCGACAGCGGCTACGGGTACGGGGACGGCTCCGGCTACGGCGACGGCTCCGGCGAGGTCTGGGAGGTCACCGGGCGCGGTGCCGGACCGGCCGGCCCCGGCCGGGTCTGGTGCGCCGACGCCGGCACCGCGGCACGCTTCCTGCCGCCCTTCGCGGCCACCGGGCGCGGGGAGATCGCCTTCGACGGCTCCGACCAGCTGCGGGCGCGCCCGCTCGGGCCGCTGCTGGAGGCGCTCGCCGGGCTCGGGGCGCGGGTGCGCGGTACGGGCCTGCCCTTCACCCTGACCGCGCGGGGGCTGGCCGGTGGCCGGATCGAGCTGGATTCCGGGCTCAGCAGCCAGTACCTCTCCGGGCTGCTGATGGCCGCTCCGCTGATGGGCGGGCCGCTCACGGTGGACGTGCCGCGGCTGGTCAGCCGCCCGTACGTGGACATGACCCTGGCCCTGATGCGGCAGTTCGGCGCCCGGGTCGAGGAGGAGGGCAGCGCGATCACGGTCCACCCGGGCGGCTACCGGCCCACCGACCTCGACATCGAGCCGGACGCCTCGACCGCCTCGTACTTCTTCGCGGCGGCGGCCGTCACCGGGCGCACCGTACGGGTGCGGGCCCTGGGCACGGGGAGCCTGCAGGGCGACACCGCCTTCGTGGAGGTGCTGCGGCGGGCCGGGGCCGAGGTCACCACGACCGCCGACTGGACCGAGGTCACGGGTACCGGCGCGCTGCGCGGCGGATTCACCGTCGACATGGGCGACATCTCGGACACCTTCATGACGATGGCCGCGATCGCCCCGCTGGCGGACGCCCCGGTCACCATCACGGGCATCGCGCACGCCCGGCTGAAGGAGTCCGACCGGATCGCCGCCGTCGCGGGGAACCTCCGCGTGCTGGGCATCCGGGTGGAGGAGGGCCCGGACCGGATCACCGTCCACCCGGGCGTCCCCGCCCCGGCGACGGTCGACTGCCATCGCGATCACCGCATCGCGATGTCCCTCTCGGTACTGGGCCTGCGCGCCGCCGGGATCACCCTCGACGACCCGGCCTGCGTGGCCAAGACCTTCCCCGGGTTCCACGAGGAGCTGCGGCGGCTGTTCGGCTGA
- the tkt gene encoding transketolase has translation MTVATAPQGTASALLWGDADRRAVEVARALTVDAVEAAGHGHPGTAMSLAPAAYLLFQRLLRHDPRDPRWAGRDRFVLSCGHASLTLYTQLYLSGYGLTLDDLKGLRTEGSLTPAHPEYGHTPGVETTTGPLGQGLANAVGMAMAARRERGLFDPEAPAGESPFDHTVWAIASEGDLEEGVAHEASSLAGHQRLGNLVVLYDENRISIEDDRQIAHSEDTLARYRAYGWHVQEVDWTAGGEYREDVQALHRALVTARETTDRPSLVSLRTIIGWPAPKKRNTGGIHGSALGAEEAAAAKAAMGLDPSLSFQVPAEVLAHARRVADRGAEAHRQWDKTLADWRALNPERAELFDRLSERRLPAGWTDALPVFEAGAQIATRKASGEVLSALAAALPELWGGSADLAESNLTTMKGEPSFIPEELATEAYAGHRYGRTLHFGIREHAMGAILNGIALHGGTRPYGGTFLVFSDYMRPAVRLAAMMKLPVTYVWTHDSIGLGEDGPTHQPVEHLWSLRAIPGLDVVRPADANETVVAWRTILENDDRPAGLCLSRQNLPVLERTEESGLSPAEGAARGGYVLAEAEGGRPEAILIATGSEVPIALDARRILQDGGLATRVVSMPCLEWFQAQEEGYREEVLPTGVAARVSVEAGSSLGWYALVGAAGTSLGIDSFGASAPYQSLYELHGLTAPKVAAAARASVERAQRRGSVR, from the coding sequence ATGACCGTCGCCACCGCCCCGCAGGGCACCGCGTCCGCCCTGCTCTGGGGGGACGCCGACCGCCGGGCCGTCGAGGTCGCCCGCGCCCTGACCGTGGACGCGGTCGAGGCGGCCGGACACGGACACCCCGGCACCGCCATGAGCCTCGCGCCGGCCGCGTACCTGCTCTTCCAGCGGCTGCTGCGGCACGACCCCCGGGATCCGCGCTGGGCCGGCCGCGACCGGTTCGTGCTCTCCTGCGGCCACGCCAGCCTGACCCTCTACACGCAGCTCTACCTGTCGGGCTACGGGCTCACCCTCGACGACCTCAAGGGCCTGCGCACCGAGGGCAGTCTGACCCCCGCGCACCCCGAGTACGGGCACACCCCGGGCGTGGAGACCACCACCGGCCCCCTGGGCCAGGGCCTCGCCAACGCGGTGGGCATGGCCATGGCGGCCCGCCGCGAGCGCGGCCTGTTCGACCCGGAGGCGCCCGCCGGTGAGAGCCCCTTCGACCACACCGTCTGGGCCATCGCCTCCGAGGGAGACCTGGAGGAGGGCGTCGCGCACGAGGCCAGCTCCCTGGCCGGACACCAGCGCCTGGGCAACCTGGTCGTCCTCTACGACGAGAACCGCATCTCCATCGAGGACGACCGGCAGATCGCGCACTCCGAAGACACCCTCGCCCGCTACCGGGCGTACGGCTGGCACGTGCAGGAGGTGGACTGGACGGCGGGCGGGGAGTACCGGGAGGACGTGCAGGCCCTGCACCGGGCGCTCGTCACCGCCCGGGAGACCACCGACCGGCCCTCCCTCGTATCCCTGCGCACGATCATCGGCTGGCCCGCGCCGAAGAAGCGGAACACCGGCGGCATCCACGGATCCGCCCTCGGCGCCGAGGAGGCCGCCGCCGCCAAGGCCGCCATGGGCCTCGATCCCTCGCTCTCCTTCCAGGTCCCCGCCGAAGTCCTGGCCCACGCCCGCCGGGTCGCCGACCGCGGGGCCGAAGCCCACCGCCAGTGGGACAAGACCCTCGCCGACTGGCGCGCCCTCAACCCGGAGCGCGCCGAGCTCTTCGACCGGCTCTCCGAGCGCCGGCTGCCCGCGGGGTGGACGGACGCGCTGCCCGTCTTCGAGGCGGGCGCGCAGATCGCCACCCGCAAGGCGTCGGGCGAGGTGCTGAGCGCGCTGGCGGCGGCGCTGCCCGAACTGTGGGGCGGCTCCGCCGACCTCGCCGAGTCCAACCTCACCACCATGAAGGGCGAGCCCTCCTTCATCCCCGAGGAACTGGCCACCGAGGCCTACGCCGGGCACCGGTACGGGCGGACCCTGCACTTCGGCATCCGCGAGCACGCCATGGGTGCCATCCTCAACGGCATCGCCCTGCACGGCGGGACCCGCCCCTACGGCGGCACCTTCCTCGTCTTCTCCGACTACATGCGCCCCGCGGTCCGTCTCGCGGCCATGATGAAGCTGCCCGTCACCTACGTCTGGACCCACGACTCCATCGGGCTCGGCGAGGACGGACCCACCCACCAGCCCGTCGAGCACCTCTGGTCGCTGCGCGCCATCCCCGGCCTGGACGTGGTCCGGCCCGCCGACGCGAACGAGACCGTTGTCGCCTGGCGCACCATCCTGGAGAACGACGACCGCCCGGCGGGCCTGTGCCTGTCCCGGCAGAACCTGCCCGTGCTGGAGCGCACCGAAGAGAGCGGGCTGTCCCCCGCCGAGGGCGCCGCGCGCGGCGGTTACGTCCTGGCCGAGGCCGAGGGCGGCCGTCCCGAGGCCATCCTCATCGCCACCGGCAGCGAGGTGCCCATCGCGCTCGACGCCCGCCGCATCCTCCAGGACGGGGGCCTCGCCACCCGCGTGGTGTCCATGCCCTGCCTGGAGTGGTTCCAGGCGCAGGAGGAGGGCTACCGCGAGGAGGTGCTCCCCACTGGTGTGGCCGCCCGGGTCTCCGTCGAGGCCGGGTCCAGCCTGGGCTGGTACGCGCTGGTCGGCGCGGCCGGCACCTCCTTGGGCATCGACTCCTTCGGGGCCTCCGCCCCGTACCAATCCCTGTACGAACTCCACGGCCTGACCGCGCCGAAGGTCGCCGCGGCCGCCCGCGCGAGCGTCGAGCGGGCCCAACGCAGAGGCTCCGTACGATGA
- the aroB gene encoding 3-dehydroquinate synthase: protein MSAPTLNTQTLNMPTSAGSTRIPVGGERPYEVVVGHGLTGETGRVLGAEPLRVAVVHSRTLLATARRIARELDHEGRIVFSLEVPEGEAAKDMTVVTGLWRALADAGFTRSDAVVAVGGGATTDLAGFAAAGWLRGVRLVLVPTTLLGMVDAAIGGKTAVNLPQGKNLVGAFHPPAGVLCDLDLLDTLPPADYVSGLAEVLKAGFIADPEILRLVEEDPAGAVRTRELVERAVRVKAEVVTEDFREDGRREHLNYGHTLGHAIERVAGYRVRHGHAVAAGMVFAAELARLDGRLSAADVERHRSLLGAAGLPTRHDGAWAPLRDAMGIDKKTRGNRLRFVVLDAIGRPALFTAPDEDLLRAAYERISR, encoded by the coding sequence ATGAGCGCGCCGACGCTGAACACGCAGACGCTGAACATGCCGACGTCGGCGGGGAGCACCCGGATCCCGGTCGGCGGGGAGCGGCCGTACGAGGTCGTCGTGGGCCACGGGCTGACCGGCGAGACCGGTCGGGTCCTGGGTGCCGAGCCGCTGCGGGTGGCCGTGGTCCACTCCCGGACCCTGCTGGCCACCGCCCGGCGGATCGCCCGGGAGCTTGACCATGAGGGACGCATCGTGTTTTCCCTCGAGGTGCCCGAGGGCGAAGCCGCCAAGGACATGACCGTCGTGACCGGTCTGTGGCGGGCCCTCGCCGACGCAGGGTTCACCCGCTCCGACGCCGTCGTCGCCGTCGGCGGCGGAGCCACCACCGACCTCGCCGGGTTCGCCGCCGCCGGGTGGCTGCGCGGCGTACGCCTCGTCCTGGTGCCGACCACCCTGCTCGGCATGGTCGACGCCGCCATCGGCGGGAAGACCGCCGTCAACCTGCCCCAGGGCAAGAACCTGGTCGGCGCCTTCCACCCGCCCGCCGGGGTGTTGTGCGACCTGGACCTGCTGGACACCCTGCCGCCCGCCGACTACGTCAGCGGGCTCGCCGAGGTCCTCAAGGCCGGGTTCATCGCCGACCCGGAGATCCTGCGCCTGGTCGAGGAGGACCCCGCCGGCGCCGTCCGCACCCGGGAGCTCGTCGAGCGCGCCGTCCGCGTCAAGGCGGAGGTCGTCACCGAGGACTTCCGGGAGGACGGCCGCCGCGAGCACCTCAACTACGGGCACACCCTGGGCCACGCCATCGAGCGGGTAGCCGGCTACCGGGTCCGGCACGGCCACGCGGTGGCCGCCGGCATGGTCTTCGCCGCCGAACTCGCCCGGCTCGACGGCCGGCTGTCCGCCGCCGACGTGGAACGCCACCGCTCCCTGCTCGGCGCCGCCGGGCTGCCCACCCGCCACGACGGGGCCTGGGCCCCGCTGCGCGACGCGATGGGCATCGACAAGAAGACCCGGGGCAACCGGCTGCGGTTCGTCGTGCTCGACGCCATCGGCCGCCCCGCGCTGTTCACCGCCCCGGACGAGGACCTGCTCCGGGCCGCCTACGAGCGGATCTCCCGGTGA